A DNA window from Leptidea sinapis chromosome 39, ilLepSina1.1, whole genome shotgun sequence contains the following coding sequences:
- the LOC126976164 gene encoding calpain-B-like isoform X5, whose amino-acid sequence MAQNGDAGFGALLQGAGRQMLNQGGQALLNYGAQALGNIINEVFQKKETEQKRFLPSIKNYKVLGETRPSSFGPASYQDFKEIRSRCLADGRLFEDPEFPATDRSLYYKERLDRPLTWLRPSEICEDPALFVEGYSRFDVQQGELGDCWLLAAVANLTLHRKLFFQVVPDDQSFDEEYAGVFHFRFWQYGRWVDVVIDDRLPTYRGKLVFLHSSERNEFWSALLEKAYAKLHGSYEALKGGSTCEAMEDFTGGVTEMYEMNELPPNFYTILLKAYERNSLMGCSIEPDPNVLEAETPVGLIRGHAYSVTRVKYVDIETPGRAGKIPLLRLRNPWGNEAEWNGAWSDKSPEWRYIPQSEKDELGLTFDDDGEFWMSFKDFCQHFDRVEICNLNPDSLDPEECPEGCTKKWEMSVFEGEWVRGVTAGGCRNYLETFWKNPQYTVTLKDVDEGDDENKCTIIVALMQKNRRSQRHQGLECLTIGFAVYRLADYGHVPKPLDVNYFKYNASVGRSQAFINLREVSARFKFEPGSYVIVPSTFEPDEEGEFLLRVFSEKSNNMTENDEDVGMGDVDERVKDILPPQPEPADPVRQFFERLAGSDGEVDWQELKEILDYAMREELKGEGFSKEVCRSMVAMLDKDNSGGLGFDEFKSLWVDLRQWRAVFRLYDTEGRGAIPSYHLRDALHSAGYTVNAHVLNVLAHRYGSSDGSIQFDDFIMCAVRLKTMIETFEGRSSGGDYATFSLDEWLNRTVYS is encoded by the exons ctaGGCGAGACCCGGCCCTCATCGTTTGGTCCAGCGTCGTATCAGGACTTCAAGGAGATCAGGTCCCGATGCCTGGCAGACGGCAGGCTGTTCGAGGATCCGGAGTTCCCGGCGACGGACCGCAGCTTGTACTACAAGGAGAGATTGGACCGGCCCCTCACTTGGCTGAGACCCTCG GAGATATGCGAAGACCCGGCGTTGTTCGTGGAGGGATACAGCCGGTTCGACGTTCAGCAGGGCGAGCTCGGGGACTGCTGGCTTCTAGCAGCTGTGGCCAACCTCACGCTGCACAGGAA ATTGTTCTTCCAAGTGGTGCCGGATGACCAGAGCTTCGATGAGGAATACGCAGGTGTCTTTCATTTTAG GTTCTGGCAATATGGACGCTGGGTGGACGTAGTGATAGACGACCGTCTCCCGACCTACAGAGGAAAGCTGGTGTTCCTGCACTCCTCCGAAAGGAACGAGTTCTGGAGTGCGCTACTGGAGAAGGCATATGCCAA GCTCCACGGATCGTACGAGGCTCTGAAAGGAGGTTCAACTTGCGAGGCTATGGAGGACTTCACTGGTGGTGTTACTGAGATGTACGAAATGAACGAGTTGCCGCCCAACTTCTACACCATACTGCTGAAAGCCTACGAAAGGAACTCCCTCATGGGGTGCAGCATTGAG CCGGACCCCAATGTCCTGGAGGCGGAGACCCCGGTGGGTCTGATCCGAGGTCACGCATACTCGGTGACGCGCGTCAAGTACGTGGACATCGAGACGCCGGGCCGCGCCGGTAAGATCCCGCTGCTGCGGCTGCGGAACCCCTGGGGCAACGAGGCCGAGTGGAACGGAGCCTGGAGTGACAA GTCTCCGGAGTGGCGGTACATCCCTCAGTCGGAGAAAGATGAGCTGGGTCTGACCTTCGACGACGATGGAGAGTTCTGGATGTCGTTCAAGGACTTCTGTCAGCACTTCGACAG AGTGGAGATATGCAACTTGAACCCCGACTCGCTGGACCCGGAGGAATGTCCCGAGGGTTGCACCAAGAAGTGGGAGATGTCCGTCTTCGAAGGGGAGTGGGTGCGAG GGGTAACGGCTGGCGGCTGTAGGAATTACCTGGAGACATTCTGGAAGAACCCGCAGTACACTGTGACGTTGAAGGACGTTGATGAAGGTGACGACGAGAACAAGTGCACg ATAATCGTAGCGCTGATGCAGAAGAACCGTCGCTCCCAACGTCACCAGGGTCTGGAGTGTCTCACCATCGGGTTCGCGGTGTACCGTCTGGCCGACTACGGCCACGTCCCGAAGCCACTTGACGTCAACTACTTCAAGTACAACGCCAGTGTGGGCAGGTCGCAGGCCTTTATCAACTTGCGGGAGGTTAGCGCTAG gttCAAATTCGAGCCGGGCTCTTACGTCATCGTGCCGTCGACCTTCGAGCCTGACGAGGAGGGAGAGTTTCTCTTGCGTGTATTCTCTGAGAAGAGCAATAATATGAC agAAAATGATGAGGATGTCGGTATGGGCGATGTTGACGAAAGG GTGAAAGACATTCTACCCCCGCAACCAGAGCCGGCAGATCCGGTGCGGCAGTTCTTCGAGCGGCTGGCAGGTTCCGATGGAGAGGTAGATTGGCAAGAGCTGAAAGAGATCCTAGATTACGCCATGAGGGAAG AACTGAAAGGCGAGGGCTTCTCTAAAGAGGTGTGCCGCAGTATGGTCGCCATGTTGGACAAAGACAACTCGGGCGGGCTCGGCTTTGATGAGTTCAAGTCACTGTGGGTCGACTTGAGGCAGTGGAGG GCTGTGTTCCGTCTGTACGACACGGAGGGCCGCGGAGCCATTCCCTCGTACCACCTGCGAGACGCTCTGCACTCAGCGGGCTACACGGTCAACGCTCACGTTCTCAACGTACTGGCGCACAG atACGGATCAAGCGACGGCTCCATACAATTCGATGACTTCATCATGTGCGCTGTCAGGTTGAAGACTATGATTG aGACCTTCGAAGGGAGATCGTCGGGAGGCGACTACGCCACGTTCTCGCTTGACGAATGGCTTAATCGCACAGTCTACTCATAG
- the LOC126976164 gene encoding calpain-A-like isoform X3 has protein sequence MAQNGDAGFGALLQGAGRQMLNQGGQALLNYGAQALGNIINEVFQKKETEQKRFLPSIKNYKVLGETRPSSFGPASYQDFKEIRSRCLADGRLFEDPEFPATDRSLYYKERLDRPLTWLRPSEICEDPALFVEGYSRFDVQQGELGDCWLLAAVANLTLHRKLFFQVVPDDQSFDEEYAGVFHFRFWQYGRWVDVVIDDRLPTYRGKLVFLHSSERNEFWSALLEKAYAKLHGSYEALKGGSTCEAMEDFTGGVTEMYEMNELPPNFYTILLKAYERNSLMGCSIEPDPNVLEAETPVGLIRGHAYSVTRVKYVDIETPGRAGKIPLLRLRNPWGNEAEWNGAWSDKSPEWRYIPQSEKDELGLTFDDDGEFWMSFKDFCQHFDRVEICNLNPDSLDPEECPEGCTKKWEMSVFEGEWVRGVTAGGCRNYLETFWKNPQYTVTLKDVDEGDDENKCTIIVALMQKNRRSQRHQGLECLTIGFAVYRLADYGHVPKPLDVNYFKYNASVGRSQAFINLREVSARFKFEPGSYVIVPSTFEPDEEGEFLLRVFSEKSNNMTENDEDVGMGDVDERVKDILPPQPEPADPVRQFFERLAGSDGEVDWQELKEILDYAMREEMAMRHGAAYDGGGGVTSSTPQSEQGCLEQLLCALCTPICKEFGVDLQQIAGQNQEQVHLTQPQPAQELKGEGFSKEVCRSMVAMLDKDNSGGLGFDEFKSLWVDLRQWRAVFRLYDTEGRGAIPSYHLRDALHSAGYTVNAHVLNVLAHRYGSSDGSIQFDDFIMCAVRLKTMIETFEGRSSGGDYATFSLDEWLNRTVYS, from the exons ctaGGCGAGACCCGGCCCTCATCGTTTGGTCCAGCGTCGTATCAGGACTTCAAGGAGATCAGGTCCCGATGCCTGGCAGACGGCAGGCTGTTCGAGGATCCGGAGTTCCCGGCGACGGACCGCAGCTTGTACTACAAGGAGAGATTGGACCGGCCCCTCACTTGGCTGAGACCCTCG GAGATATGCGAAGACCCGGCGTTGTTCGTGGAGGGATACAGCCGGTTCGACGTTCAGCAGGGCGAGCTCGGGGACTGCTGGCTTCTAGCAGCTGTGGCCAACCTCACGCTGCACAGGAA ATTGTTCTTCCAAGTGGTGCCGGATGACCAGAGCTTCGATGAGGAATACGCAGGTGTCTTTCATTTTAG GTTCTGGCAATATGGACGCTGGGTGGACGTAGTGATAGACGACCGTCTCCCGACCTACAGAGGAAAGCTGGTGTTCCTGCACTCCTCCGAAAGGAACGAGTTCTGGAGTGCGCTACTGGAGAAGGCATATGCCAA GCTCCACGGATCGTACGAGGCTCTGAAAGGAGGTTCAACTTGCGAGGCTATGGAGGACTTCACTGGTGGTGTTACTGAGATGTACGAAATGAACGAGTTGCCGCCCAACTTCTACACCATACTGCTGAAAGCCTACGAAAGGAACTCCCTCATGGGGTGCAGCATTGAG CCGGACCCCAATGTCCTGGAGGCGGAGACCCCGGTGGGTCTGATCCGAGGTCACGCATACTCGGTGACGCGCGTCAAGTACGTGGACATCGAGACGCCGGGCCGCGCCGGTAAGATCCCGCTGCTGCGGCTGCGGAACCCCTGGGGCAACGAGGCCGAGTGGAACGGAGCCTGGAGTGACAA GTCTCCGGAGTGGCGGTACATCCCTCAGTCGGAGAAAGATGAGCTGGGTCTGACCTTCGACGACGATGGAGAGTTCTGGATGTCGTTCAAGGACTTCTGTCAGCACTTCGACAG AGTGGAGATATGCAACTTGAACCCCGACTCGCTGGACCCGGAGGAATGTCCCGAGGGTTGCACCAAGAAGTGGGAGATGTCCGTCTTCGAAGGGGAGTGGGTGCGAG GGGTAACGGCTGGCGGCTGTAGGAATTACCTGGAGACATTCTGGAAGAACCCGCAGTACACTGTGACGTTGAAGGACGTTGATGAAGGTGACGACGAGAACAAGTGCACg ATAATCGTAGCGCTGATGCAGAAGAACCGTCGCTCCCAACGTCACCAGGGTCTGGAGTGTCTCACCATCGGGTTCGCGGTGTACCGTCTGGCCGACTACGGCCACGTCCCGAAGCCACTTGACGTCAACTACTTCAAGTACAACGCCAGTGTGGGCAGGTCGCAGGCCTTTATCAACTTGCGGGAGGTTAGCGCTAG gttCAAATTCGAGCCGGGCTCTTACGTCATCGTGCCGTCGACCTTCGAGCCTGACGAGGAGGGAGAGTTTCTCTTGCGTGTATTCTCTGAGAAGAGCAATAATATGAC agAAAATGATGAGGATGTCGGTATGGGCGATGTTGACGAAAGG GTGAAAGACATTCTACCCCCGCAACCAGAGCCGGCAGATCCGGTGCGGCAGTTCTTCGAGCGGCTGGCAGGTTCCGATGGAGAGGTAGATTGGCAAGAGCTGAAAGAGATCCTAGATTACGCCATGAGGGAAG AAATGGCAATGCGTCACGGCGCCGCGTACGACGGCGGCGGGGGTGTCACTAGTAGCACGCCGCAGAGTGAACAGGGCTGTCTCGAGCAGCTTCTGTGTGCGCTCTGCACTCCCATCTGCAAGGAGTTCGGCGTCGATCTGCAGCAGATAGCTGGCCAGAATCAGGAACAGGTGCATCTGACCCAACCCCAGCCGGCGCAAG AACTGAAAGGCGAGGGCTTCTCTAAAGAGGTGTGCCGCAGTATGGTCGCCATGTTGGACAAAGACAACTCGGGCGGGCTCGGCTTTGATGAGTTCAAGTCACTGTGGGTCGACTTGAGGCAGTGGAGG GCTGTGTTCCGTCTGTACGACACGGAGGGCCGCGGAGCCATTCCCTCGTACCACCTGCGAGACGCTCTGCACTCAGCGGGCTACACGGTCAACGCTCACGTTCTCAACGTACTGGCGCACAG atACGGATCAAGCGACGGCTCCATACAATTCGATGACTTCATCATGTGCGCTGTCAGGTTGAAGACTATGATTG aGACCTTCGAAGGGAGATCGTCGGGAGGCGACTACGCCACGTTCTCGCTTGACGAATGGCTTAATCGCACAGTCTACTCATAG